A single region of the Tigriopus californicus strain San Diego chromosome 8, Tcal_SD_v2.1, whole genome shotgun sequence genome encodes:
- the LOC131885091 gene encoding uncharacterized protein LOC131885091 isoform X1: MRPHWRAPITFFVLALSLSKLVLGRNDTRKGKLFSIFQIVNFPNEGCVGSSSRNGTCYTPDECTTRGGSPAGTCAQGFGVCCVFTLACGGTTSENCTYLVQAGISMPTADQCTFTICKSSSNICRIKLDFTTFSIAGPTVGTASTLGNTNGGSIGDCTEDSFSLTSPGNIGSPLICGVNTGQHMIVDSSDICHRASFDFSGTTVSRQFDIKVTQYACGDEMGGPPGCLQYFTGNTGTFASFNFPIGETAVTADVTHLSNQCYTMCFRQEVGKCAICYNTVILGAADMAIDQGSFGLSISSAAIAIATLDTACSEDYLQIPGSGSDVGDADVDMFGPGTIPAILHERICGRFFGYETDGSGATDNTESICSGRKPFRVVFKTDSDEVLGDGSDDAEMSEQAMAPAGIVGFYLNYALQDC; the protein is encoded by the exons ATGAGACCTCACTGGAGAGCACCAATCACTTTCTTCGTTCTCGCTTTGAGCCTGAGCAAATTGGTACTTGGTCGAAATGACACTCGAAAAGGAAAAT TGTTTTCTATCTTTCAGATCGTCAATTTCCCC AATGAAGGCTGCGTTGGATCTTCGTCCAGAAACGGAACTTGTTATACAC CCGATGAATGCACCACAAGAG GAGGATCTCCGGCAGGAACTTGTGCCCAAGGATTTGGTGTATGTTGCGTCT TCACTTTAGCTTGCGGTGGGACCACCTCCGAAAACTGCACTTATCTCGTTCAAGCGGGTATATCCATGCCCACTGCAGACCAGTGTACGTTCAcaatttgcaaaagctcatcaaatatttgccgTATCAAGCTGGATTTCACG ACGTTTTCCATTGCCGGACCAACGGTAGGAACCGCTTCCACCTTGGGCAATACCAATG GAGGATCAATCGGAGACTGTACCGAGGATAGCTTTAGTCTCACCTCTCCGGGCAATATTGGATCACCTTTGATTTGCGGCGTCAACACCGGTCAACACA TGATTGTGGATTCCTCTGACATTTGTCACCGGGCCTCATTCGACTTTAGTGGAACCACAGTTAGTCGTCAATTCGACATCAAGG TGACCCAATATGCTTGTGGAGATGAAATGGGGG GTCCGCCAGGTTGCCTCCAATATTTTACTGGAAATACAGGAACCTTTGCGAG cTTCAACTTTCCGATCGGTGAAACAGCCGTCACTGCTGATG TGACTCATCTGTCAAATCAGTGTTATACCATGTGCTTTCGACAAGAGGTGGGCAAATGTGCCATTTGTTATAATACCGTCATTCTTGGCGCAGCTGACATGGCTATCGACCAAGGATCGTTTGGTCTTTCCATCAGCTCAGCCGCAATTGCCATTGCCACGTTAGACACAGCTTGTTCCGAAGACTACCTTCAG ATTCCTGGAAGCGGAAGCGACGTTGGTGACGCTGATGTCGATATGTTTGGTCCAGGCACGATTCCGGCCATTCTTCATGAACGCATTTGTGGACGTTTCTTTGGCTATGAGACTGACGGCAGTGGAGCAACTGATAATACTGAGTCGATCTGCA GTGGACGAAAGCCATTTCGGGTGGTTTTCAAAACGGACTCCGATGAAGTGTTGGGCGATGGATCGGACGATGCTGAGATGAGCGAGCAAGCTATGGCTCCTGCAGGAATAGTTGGATTCTACTTGAACTACGCTCTTCAAGATTGCTAA
- the LOC131885021 gene encoding uncharacterized protein LOC131885021 isoform X3: MVSRSCLCVLGLVVCLIGGAMSERRNITTSRQKRLFSLFNIVTFENEACTTTGAGNLIGTCLTSTECADMRGSPSGNCAAGFGVCCLFDVAGDCSTEQTISQNCTYIRNNGFPSADMTPSETCTYNFNRIDNSACGTANDAITVTSPFSPSANAFPPTVCGTLSGQHMYFETGTTGTAGALTIAKGTTAGNRIFQIKVTYYNCNNLAKAPASCTQYFTGESGSFQSYNFEGNQLLQNMNYNNCFRQEEGFCRLQISEATAMTPDPFLLSDDGDGDVAVKATVLDCATVSYVAFTTPTNTMFCGENLSSKAGDTIPGALTSAPGDSFLVGLRTVGTTLAGYTGFNLNYKQVACP; the protein is encoded by the exons ATGG TTTCCAGAAGCTGTTTATGTGTACTTGGATTGGTGGTCTGTCTCATTGGTGGAGCCATGTCAGAGCGGCGCAATATAACCACCTCACGACAAAAAA GGTTATTCAGCCTTTTCAATATCGTCACCTTTGAG AACGAAGCTTGTACAACAACCGGAGCTGGAAATCTGATCGGAACTTGCTTGACTTCCACGGAGTGCGCAGACATGCGTGGATCTCCGTCTGGCAATTGCGCTGCAG gtttCGGAGTGTGCTGTCTTTTTGATGTGGCCGGTGACTGTTCAACTGAGCAGACCATTTCTCAA aaTTGTACATACATTCGG AATAATGGATTTCCCTCGGCGGACATGACGCCAAGTGAGACTTGTACATACAATTTCAACCGGATCGACAATA GTGCGTGTGGAACCGCAAATGATGCCATAACAGTCACTAGTCCATTTTCACCTTCCGCCAACGCTTTTCCTCCAACCGTGTGTGGAACACTTTCGGGACAGCACA TGTATTTCGAAACGGGGACGACTGGAACGGCTGGAGCCTTAACCATCGCCAAAGGAACGACCGCTGGAAATCGCATCTTCCAAATCAAAGTCACCTATTACAATTGTAATAATTTGGCCAA GGCCCCTGCTAGTTGTACCCAATACTTTACCGGAGAGAGTGGCTCCTTCCAATCTTACAACTTCGAAGGGAATCAACTACTGCAGAACATGAATTACAACAACTGCTTCCGACAGGAAGAAG GTTTTTGTCGGTTGCAAATCAGCGAGGCCACGGCAATGACTCCAGATCCATTCCTTCTGTcggatgatggtgatggtgatgttgCTGTTAAGGCAACTGTG CTTGATTGTGCAACTGTAAGTTACGTGGCTTTTACGACACCAACGAATACCATGTTTTGCGGCGAAAACTTGAGTTCAAAGGCGGGTGACACGATCCCTGGAGCTCTGACAT CCGCTCCTGGAGACTCTTTTCTGGTTGGATTGCGAACTGTGGGCACAACCTTGGCCGGTTACACTGGATTCAACTTAAATTATAAGCAAGTGGCTTGTCCATAG
- the LOC131885091 gene encoding uncharacterized protein LOC131885091 isoform X2, giving the protein MTLEKENNEGCVGSSSRNGTCYTPDECTTRGGSPAGTCAQGFGVCCVFTLACGGTTSENCTYLVQAGISMPTADQCTFTICKSSSNICRIKLDFTTFSIAGPTVGTASTLGNTNGGSIGDCTEDSFSLTSPGNIGSPLICGVNTGQHMIVDSSDICHRASFDFSGTTVSRQFDIKVTQYACGDEMGGPPGCLQYFTGNTGTFASFNFPIGETAVTADVTHLSNQCYTMCFRQEVGKCAICYNTVILGAADMAIDQGSFGLSISSAAIAIATLDTACSEDYLQIPGSGSDVGDADVDMFGPGTIPAILHERICGRFFGYETDGSGATDNTESICSGRKPFRVVFKTDSDEVLGDGSDDAEMSEQAMAPAGIVGFYLNYALQDC; this is encoded by the exons ATGACACTCGAAAAGGAAAAT AATGAAGGCTGCGTTGGATCTTCGTCCAGAAACGGAACTTGTTATACAC CCGATGAATGCACCACAAGAG GAGGATCTCCGGCAGGAACTTGTGCCCAAGGATTTGGTGTATGTTGCGTCT TCACTTTAGCTTGCGGTGGGACCACCTCCGAAAACTGCACTTATCTCGTTCAAGCGGGTATATCCATGCCCACTGCAGACCAGTGTACGTTCAcaatttgcaaaagctcatcaaatatttgccgTATCAAGCTGGATTTCACG ACGTTTTCCATTGCCGGACCAACGGTAGGAACCGCTTCCACCTTGGGCAATACCAATG GAGGATCAATCGGAGACTGTACCGAGGATAGCTTTAGTCTCACCTCTCCGGGCAATATTGGATCACCTTTGATTTGCGGCGTCAACACCGGTCAACACA TGATTGTGGATTCCTCTGACATTTGTCACCGGGCCTCATTCGACTTTAGTGGAACCACAGTTAGTCGTCAATTCGACATCAAGG TGACCCAATATGCTTGTGGAGATGAAATGGGGG GTCCGCCAGGTTGCCTCCAATATTTTACTGGAAATACAGGAACCTTTGCGAG cTTCAACTTTCCGATCGGTGAAACAGCCGTCACTGCTGATG TGACTCATCTGTCAAATCAGTGTTATACCATGTGCTTTCGACAAGAGGTGGGCAAATGTGCCATTTGTTATAATACCGTCATTCTTGGCGCAGCTGACATGGCTATCGACCAAGGATCGTTTGGTCTTTCCATCAGCTCAGCCGCAATTGCCATTGCCACGTTAGACACAGCTTGTTCCGAAGACTACCTTCAG ATTCCTGGAAGCGGAAGCGACGTTGGTGACGCTGATGTCGATATGTTTGGTCCAGGCACGATTCCGGCCATTCTTCATGAACGCATTTGTGGACGTTTCTTTGGCTATGAGACTGACGGCAGTGGAGCAACTGATAATACTGAGTCGATCTGCA GTGGACGAAAGCCATTTCGGGTGGTTTTCAAAACGGACTCCGATGAAGTGTTGGGCGATGGATCGGACGATGCTGAGATGAGCGAGCAAGCTATGGCTCCTGCAGGAATAGTTGGATTCTACTTGAACTACGCTCTTCAAGATTGCTAA
- the LOC131885021 gene encoding uncharacterized protein LOC131885021 isoform X2: MVSRSCLCVLGLVVCLIGGAMSERRNITTSRQKRLFSLFNIVTFENEACTTTGAGNLIGTCLTSTECADMRGSPSGNCAAGFGVCCLFDVAGDCSTEQTISQNCTYIRNNGFPSADMTPSETCTYNFNRIDNNLCQIRLDFDMLISLSSAEGACGTANDAITVTSPFSPSANAFPPTVCGTLSGQHMYFETGTTGTAGALTIAKGTTAGNRIFQIKVTYYNCNNLAKAPASCTQYFTGESGSFQSYNFEGNQLLQNMNYNNCFRQEEGFCRLQISEATAMTPDPFLLSDDGDGDVAVKATVLDCATVSYVAFTTPTNTMFCGENLSSKAGDTIPGALTSAPGDSFLVGLRTVGTTLAGYTGFNLNYKQVACP, translated from the exons ATGG TTTCCAGAAGCTGTTTATGTGTACTTGGATTGGTGGTCTGTCTCATTGGTGGAGCCATGTCAGAGCGGCGCAATATAACCACCTCACGACAAAAAA GGTTATTCAGCCTTTTCAATATCGTCACCTTTGAG AACGAAGCTTGTACAACAACCGGAGCTGGAAATCTGATCGGAACTTGCTTGACTTCCACGGAGTGCGCAGACATGCGTGGATCTCCGTCTGGCAATTGCGCTGCAG gtttCGGAGTGTGCTGTCTTTTTGATGTGGCCGGTGACTGTTCAACTGAGCAGACCATTTCTCAA aaTTGTACATACATTCGG AATAATGGATTTCCCTCGGCGGACATGACGCCAAGTGAGACTTGTACATACAATTTCAACCGGATCGACAATA ATCTGTGCCAAATCAG gTTGGATTTTGATATGTTGATATCGTTGAGCTCTGCAGAAG GTGCGTGTGGAACCGCAAATGATGCCATAACAGTCACTAGTCCATTTTCACCTTCCGCCAACGCTTTTCCTCCAACCGTGTGTGGAACACTTTCGGGACAGCACA TGTATTTCGAAACGGGGACGACTGGAACGGCTGGAGCCTTAACCATCGCCAAAGGAACGACCGCTGGAAATCGCATCTTCCAAATCAAAGTCACCTATTACAATTGTAATAATTTGGCCAA GGCCCCTGCTAGTTGTACCCAATACTTTACCGGAGAGAGTGGCTCCTTCCAATCTTACAACTTCGAAGGGAATCAACTACTGCAGAACATGAATTACAACAACTGCTTCCGACAGGAAGAAG GTTTTTGTCGGTTGCAAATCAGCGAGGCCACGGCAATGACTCCAGATCCATTCCTTCTGTcggatgatggtgatggtgatgttgCTGTTAAGGCAACTGTG CTTGATTGTGCAACTGTAAGTTACGTGGCTTTTACGACACCAACGAATACCATGTTTTGCGGCGAAAACTTGAGTTCAAAGGCGGGTGACACGATCCCTGGAGCTCTGACAT CCGCTCCTGGAGACTCTTTTCTGGTTGGATTGCGAACTGTGGGCACAACCTTGGCCGGTTACACTGGATTCAACTTAAATTATAAGCAAGTGGCTTGTCCATAG